In a single window of the Nitrospira defluvii genome:
- a CDS encoding glycosyltransferase family 4 protein yields the protein MNIVVVSDFAHVNGGNAAVALGSAVGLAARGHAVTLFAGAGPVDNRIKASSIDVVCTDQYSIADDPRRLRAMVQGMWNVGAARAMGTLLRRMDLDRTVVHVHGWDKVLSSSVVRTALSMGAKVVCTYHDYVSVCPTGGFYNHPKDMICGLRPLSAACVFEGCDRRNAAHKWWRVARSAVQRQWGGIPEEVKHVVVVSDFSRRILSPFFPDGTQVHHVRNMIEVTRAEPVEPESNKPFVMVGRLSREKGPHLLAAVAQQTDWPVRFVGEGESAAEVRRLAPAATLTGWLSRELVTQELSGARAVIFPSLWYETEGLVVLEAAALGVPAVVADSCAARDLVIDGETGLYFRGGDARALQAVMTRLQDDQFVRRLGRAAHQHYWRHPRSREKHVADLEEVYAQVLSGH from the coding sequence GTGAACATTGTCGTCGTCAGTGATTTCGCCCATGTGAACGGTGGAAACGCCGCGGTGGCCTTGGGGAGCGCCGTCGGCCTGGCGGCCAGAGGGCATGCGGTGACGCTGTTCGCCGGTGCCGGTCCCGTCGACAACCGAATCAAAGCCAGTTCGATTGACGTTGTCTGCACCGACCAGTATTCCATTGCCGACGATCCGCGCCGGTTGCGCGCGATGGTGCAGGGAATGTGGAATGTCGGGGCCGCGCGGGCGATGGGCACGTTGTTACGGCGCATGGACCTCGACCGCACGGTGGTGCATGTGCACGGGTGGGACAAGGTGCTCTCCAGCAGTGTGGTCCGGACTGCCCTGTCGATGGGGGCGAAGGTCGTCTGTACGTATCATGATTATGTGTCGGTCTGTCCGACCGGCGGGTTTTACAACCATCCGAAGGATATGATTTGCGGACTGCGACCGCTCTCCGCCGCCTGTGTGTTTGAAGGCTGTGACCGGCGGAATGCCGCGCACAAGTGGTGGCGGGTCGCCAGAAGCGCGGTCCAGCGGCAATGGGGTGGAATTCCTGAGGAGGTGAAACACGTCGTGGTCGTGTCCGACTTCAGCCGGCGGATTCTCAGCCCGTTTTTCCCTGACGGGACGCAGGTGCATCACGTGCGGAATATGATCGAGGTGACGCGGGCCGAGCCGGTCGAGCCTGAATCGAACAAGCCCTTCGTGATGGTCGGACGTCTGTCGCGTGAAAAAGGCCCGCACCTTCTGGCCGCGGTCGCGCAGCAAACCGACTGGCCTGTCCGTTTTGTGGGCGAAGGCGAGAGCGCCGCGGAGGTTCGCCGTCTAGCTCCGGCCGCCACCCTGACCGGTTGGCTGTCCCGCGAGCTGGTGACGCAGGAATTGTCCGGTGCGCGTGCCGTAATTTTCCCGTCTTTGTGGTATGAGACCGAAGGATTGGTCGTGTTGGAGGCCGCCGCGCTCGGGGTCCCGGCAGTGGTGGCGGATTCCTGTGCAGCGCGCGATCTGGTGATCGACGGGGAGACGGGGCTGTATTTTCGAGGGGGAGATGCGAGGGCGCTTCAGGCGGTCATGACGCGGTTACAGGATGATCAATTCGTGCGACGATTGGGTCGTGCCGCCCACCAGCACTATTGGCGTCATCCCCGTTCGCGTGAGAAGCATGTAGCTGATCTTGAGGAGGTCTATGCGCAGGTTCTATCCGGTCACTAA
- a CDS encoding glycosyltransferase family protein: MPRRRVLMATVNQWHSPFQVGSHHLARGFAEAGWEVGFVSEPISPWHLLGGNAEEFKDRYHLYRSGGARVVPGKVWAYVPGALFTPHNKPVLNQPWIAEQWSRLTMPNLVGTLRQQGFGEVDVLYCDSVVHQGWLKHIRAGKSVYRIADALSGFAKTTPAIVQLERMVARSVDLVVYAAHSLEGYVKALRPTSMAYLPNAVNYAHFSAATRECPQDYSGIPRPIAVYVGAMDVWFDYRLMDEVLDRLPHVSFVLIGPDELARQRLRPRPNLHLLGRRPYADVPAYLQHADVGLIPFDVVNHAELVNSIHPLKLYEYAACGLPIVATEWEELTHLKSPAQLCRGTEAFSRAIEQALASPPARTALQAYAADHDWSARVSSLLKALGVPAE, translated from the coding sequence ATGCCACGCAGACGAGTGTTGATGGCCACCGTGAACCAGTGGCATTCGCCCTTTCAGGTAGGCAGCCACCACCTGGCTCGCGGCTTTGCCGAGGCGGGATGGGAGGTTGGGTTCGTCTCGGAGCCGATTTCCCCCTGGCATCTGCTGGGCGGGAATGCGGAGGAATTCAAGGATCGGTATCACCTCTATCGCAGCGGTGGCGCGCGCGTTGTACCGGGAAAGGTCTGGGCCTATGTGCCGGGCGCGCTCTTCACGCCGCACAATAAGCCGGTGCTCAACCAACCCTGGATCGCCGAACAGTGGAGTCGACTGACCATGCCCAATCTTGTCGGCACGTTGCGACAACAGGGCTTTGGCGAGGTGGACGTGCTCTATTGCGACAGTGTGGTCCACCAGGGCTGGCTGAAGCATATTCGAGCCGGCAAGTCGGTCTATCGCATCGCCGACGCCTTGTCCGGCTTTGCGAAGACCACACCGGCCATTGTGCAATTAGAGCGGATGGTGGCCCGCTCGGTCGACCTGGTGGTCTATGCCGCCCACAGCCTTGAAGGCTACGTGAAGGCGCTGCGGCCGACGTCGATGGCCTATCTGCCCAACGCAGTCAATTATGCGCATTTCAGCGCAGCGACACGAGAGTGCCCGCAAGACTACTCCGGGATCCCACGGCCGATTGCCGTCTATGTCGGCGCAATGGATGTCTGGTTCGATTACCGCTTGATGGACGAGGTCCTGGACCGGCTGCCTCATGTGTCGTTTGTCTTGATCGGCCCGGATGAGTTGGCGAGGCAGCGCTTGCGCCCGCGCCCCAACCTGCATCTGTTGGGGCGGCGGCCCTACGCCGATGTGCCGGCCTATCTGCAGCATGCGGATGTCGGTCTCATTCCATTCGATGTGGTGAACCATGCGGAGTTGGTCAACAGCATTCACCCCCTCAAGTTGTACGAGTATGCCGCCTGCGGTCTGCCGATCGTGGCGACGGAATGGGAAGAATTGACGCATCTCAAGAGCCCGGCGCAGCTGTGTCGAGGAACCGAAGCCTTTTCGCGTGCCATCGAGCAGGCGCTGGCGAGTCCGCCGGCTCGGACTGCATTACAGGCCTATGCGGCGGATCACGACTGGAGTGCTCGGGTGTCCAGCCTGCTGAAAGCACTCGGTGTTCCGGCTGAGTAA
- a CDS encoding class I SAM-dependent methyltransferase has protein sequence MMSKVDESQRTGANAAAGQAASSPNDDVRRYWDQGACGTYDYIVGSLPALSREWFAQIERHRYAVEPCIPTVAQFETHRGKTVLEVGVGAGTDHLQWARAGAVCYGVDLTQRAIETTRAHLALHGLSSTLQRIDAETLPFPDATFDVVYSWGVIHHSAHPEQIVREIRRVLKPDGLFIGMVYARHSLVAFKLWIKHALLKGRPWTSWADLVANHMESPGTKAYTVAEVQQVWSGFSSCETQQIVTVYDCSWFPRWMHRLFPDSWGWFIVVRSRK, from the coding sequence ATGATGAGCAAGGTGGACGAATCTCAGCGAACAGGCGCGAATGCTGCGGCAGGGCAGGCAGCATCGTCTCCGAATGACGATGTCCGGCGCTATTGGGACCAGGGCGCGTGCGGCACCTACGACTATATCGTGGGATCGTTACCGGCATTGAGCCGCGAGTGGTTTGCGCAGATCGAGCGGCATCGGTATGCCGTGGAACCCTGTATCCCGACTGTTGCGCAGTTCGAGACTCATCGAGGTAAGACCGTCCTGGAGGTCGGGGTCGGGGCCGGTACGGATCACCTGCAATGGGCTCGTGCCGGCGCGGTCTGTTATGGTGTGGACCTCACTCAACGCGCCATCGAGACGACGCGGGCGCATCTCGCATTGCACGGGCTGAGTTCGACACTGCAACGTATCGATGCTGAAACCTTGCCGTTTCCCGATGCGACCTTCGATGTGGTGTACTCCTGGGGCGTCATCCACCACTCCGCCCATCCAGAACAGATCGTTCGGGAAATCCGGCGAGTGCTGAAGCCTGATGGCCTGTTCATCGGGATGGTCTATGCGCGACATTCACTCGTTGCGTTCAAGTTGTGGATCAAACATGCGCTGTTGAAGGGCCGGCCCTGGACCTCATGGGCCGACCTGGTGGCGAACCACATGGAGAGCCCGGGCACAAAAGCCTATACCGTCGCGGAAGTCCAACAGGTGTGGTCGGGGTTTTCGTCCTGCGAGACCCAGCAGATCGTCACGGTCTACGACTGCAGTTGGTTTCCTCGCTGGATGCACCGGCTGTTCCCCGATTCTTGGGGCTGGTTTATCGTGGTGCGCTCGCGAAAGTAA